One Rhodothermales bacterium genomic window carries:
- a CDS encoding 6-carboxytetrahydropterin synthase: protein MVKRTFVAQHFLTVPDCGPENEWHSHVFSVEVHLAAPELDEHGCLVDITEVKGAMDALIARYRDATMNDLPEFEGLNPSIEHFARLFCEGLAGRIQTDRLHELTVRIWEDELAWASYTRAPEPGPA, encoded by the coding sequence ATGGTCAAGCGCACGTTCGTGGCGCAGCATTTTCTCACCGTGCCCGACTGCGGACCGGAGAACGAATGGCATTCGCATGTCTTTTCGGTGGAAGTCCATCTCGCAGCCCCTGAACTCGACGAACACGGCTGCCTGGTCGATATCACCGAGGTGAAGGGCGCGATGGATGCGTTGATTGCCCGCTATCGGGACGCGACCATGAACGATTTGCCGGAGTTCGAGGGCCTGAATCCAAGCATCGAACACTTCGCGCGGTTGTTTTGCGAGGGACTTGCGGGCCGGATTCAAACGGACCGGCTACACGAATTGACGGTGCGAATCTGGGAAGACGAGCTGGCCTGGGCGTCGTATACCCGTGCGCCCGAGCCCGGGCCGGCATGA
- a CDS encoding CheR family methyltransferase: MAGFFQVPEAFAALDRHVIPTLFEGRSAADTIRVWVAGCSTGEEAYSVAILLFEYASRLEAAPQIKIFASDNDQEALRVARHGVYPDTIRAQMSGQCLETYFIRQPDGYIVSPAVRDAVSFSTHDVLIDHAFQTLDLITCRHLLGVLEKESQGQIISFFHHALRQQGYLFLGDKEFADGLPQAFEPVDDVHQIYRHSASARVSDMDFFDEVLDEETVFPPELTLQPEDLVEARRTVMAGEENRHVFAANVVSEEEPDSDLVIEIPGAMRKDKEDIFAMAPVSSGEPHEVAPDPLHPDMAMPDAALGDEMDEVVADEPEAAASDDLPAVSLEALPPIEDTEAQAASDGAVEPDEPEATPEPSTAEQPIAEQPVVEPSVVESSIVDKPVHEKPVHEKPARPRSGESVFDDAFGPLSESDGMAGLAESIRSVPSMDNAGSAGEHPPRKGSEAPAEGDGLIQGAGVAPQALVRLHQEHLVKHYMPPSLLVDEQNNILHVSGDFEGLFRVRHFHLERDYLEQLPAVYRRRVSKAIQQAFFERDPAKVETVVIPSHELGNIPLRVQYLEYNGSRLDVVQLVFEGRGHDAARGNLGIRLSVPDAGAEKVDNAVIVDGIEDALARLILVGPYPMLLHAEGGTILEMNKPWVELSAYPVGETTTLTAWTKLVRGQRIQLKDPKLAEQYSRKGVECVSIRTRSGDTRLLALHSVSLGKDRRNRKLTLTMAMDISGHAGQYGVNLVAHGADDASRAKSAFLANVSHEIRTPLTSMIGFAEHLASKLSGQDMQFARYISDSGYRLLETLNAILRMASYEGVEKQDELSIELIDITLECQGLLQLFKPQADQYDIPLKMVIKEPVKAYLDRAAFRRVVGNIIGNAIKFTRRGEVTITVSTESDMVRVEVDDTGIGISDAFKPFIFDRFTQETKGEGRSYAGCGLGLAVAKHLCEKMGGTIGVESQLGVGSKFIVRLPIGSQDSGKAVFGESQQPAGLIKKRVLVIEDDLDTQELMLLLLRDRYEVTVTSNATEALQKAQQDEYDVMLMDLNLGGTRSGFELLADVRRLDGYQSVPVLAVSALPIDAIRKQLIKSGFNGYIAKPFTRARVYDALENVLGKEG, translated from the coding sequence ATGGCCGGCTTCTTTCAGGTACCCGAAGCTTTTGCGGCATTAGATAGGCACGTCATTCCCACGCTGTTTGAGGGCAGAAGTGCGGCCGACACCATCCGCGTATGGGTCGCCGGCTGCTCCACGGGTGAGGAGGCCTATTCGGTCGCCATCCTCCTGTTTGAATACGCTTCCAGGCTGGAGGCGGCGCCTCAAATCAAGATTTTCGCGAGCGATAACGATCAGGAGGCGCTTCGGGTGGCGCGGCACGGTGTATATCCCGACACGATCCGCGCGCAGATGTCCGGCCAGTGTCTCGAAACGTACTTCATACGCCAGCCCGACGGCTACATCGTATCGCCGGCCGTCCGCGACGCGGTGTCGTTTTCCACGCATGACGTTCTGATCGACCACGCCTTCCAAACGCTGGATCTGATCACCTGCCGTCATTTGCTGGGCGTCCTCGAGAAAGAGAGCCAGGGGCAGATCATCTCCTTTTTCCATCACGCCCTGCGCCAGCAGGGGTATCTGTTCCTCGGCGACAAGGAGTTTGCGGATGGCTTGCCGCAGGCGTTCGAACCCGTCGACGACGTGCACCAGATCTATCGCCACAGCGCCTCGGCTCGGGTGAGCGACATGGACTTCTTCGATGAAGTGCTCGACGAAGAAACGGTATTTCCTCCGGAGCTGACCCTGCAGCCGGAGGATCTGGTGGAAGCCCGGCGTACGGTCATGGCCGGCGAAGAAAACCGACACGTGTTTGCGGCCAACGTCGTCTCGGAGGAGGAGCCGGATTCCGATCTGGTCATCGAGATTCCGGGCGCGATGCGAAAGGATAAAGAAGACATTTTTGCGATGGCGCCGGTCTCCAGCGGCGAGCCGCACGAGGTGGCGCCGGATCCTCTCCATCCAGACATGGCGATGCCGGATGCGGCGCTGGGCGACGAAATGGACGAGGTGGTCGCGGATGAGCCCGAAGCGGCAGCATCCGACGATCTGCCGGCCGTTTCGCTCGAGGCGCTGCCGCCGATTGAGGACACCGAGGCCCAGGCTGCGTCTGATGGGGCCGTGGAGCCCGACGAACCGGAAGCGACGCCCGAGCCGTCGACCGCTGAGCAGCCAATCGCTGAGCAGCCTGTCGTTGAGCCGTCGGTCGTTGAGTCGTCGATCGTTGATAAGCCGGTCCATGAAAAACCGGTCCATGAAAAACCGGCGCGCCCGCGTTCCGGTGAGTCTGTTTTTGACGATGCCTTCGGTCCATTGAGCGAAAGCGACGGCATGGCCGGCCTGGCTGAATCCATCCGTTCGGTGCCCAGCATGGACAATGCCGGCTCGGCCGGCGAACATCCGCCCCGAAAAGGCTCGGAGGCGCCCGCTGAGGGCGACGGGCTGATCCAGGGCGCCGGCGTCGCTCCGCAGGCGCTGGTGCGTCTGCATCAGGAGCATCTCGTCAAGCATTACATGCCGCCCAGCCTGTTGGTCGACGAGCAAAACAACATCCTGCATGTCTCGGGCGACTTCGAGGGGCTGTTCAGGGTGCGCCATTTTCACCTGGAGCGCGACTATCTCGAGCAGCTGCCGGCGGTCTACCGCCGGCGTGTCAGCAAGGCGATCCAGCAAGCATTTTTCGAACGGGACCCGGCGAAGGTCGAGACCGTCGTGATCCCTTCGCACGAGTTGGGGAATATCCCCCTTCGCGTCCAGTATCTCGAATACAACGGAAGCCGGCTGGACGTCGTGCAGCTCGTCTTTGAAGGAAGAGGTCACGATGCGGCCCGCGGGAATCTGGGCATCCGTCTCTCCGTGCCCGATGCCGGGGCGGAGAAAGTCGATAATGCCGTTATTGTTGATGGCATCGAGGATGCACTGGCGCGTCTGATCCTCGTCGGCCCCTATCCCATGCTGCTCCATGCGGAAGGGGGGACGATTCTCGAGATGAACAAACCCTGGGTCGAACTGTCGGCGTACCCGGTGGGGGAGACGACGACGCTGACGGCCTGGACGAAACTCGTGCGGGGTCAGCGGATCCAGCTCAAGGATCCCAAGTTGGCCGAGCAGTACAGTCGAAAGGGAGTCGAATGCGTGTCGATCCGCACGCGGTCCGGCGACACGCGGTTGCTCGCGCTGCATTCCGTATCGCTCGGCAAGGACCGCAGAAACCGGAAACTGACCCTGACGATGGCGATGGACATCTCGGGGCATGCCGGCCAGTACGGTGTGAATCTGGTTGCGCACGGCGCGGACGACGCCTCGCGCGCCAAATCGGCCTTTCTCGCCAACGTGAGCCATGAGATCCGCACGCCGCTCACGTCGATGATCGGGTTCGCCGAACATCTGGCGAGCAAGCTGAGCGGACAGGACATGCAGTTCGCCCGCTACATCAGCGATAGCGGCTATCGGTTGCTTGAGACGCTCAATGCCATCCTGCGCATGGCTTCGTACGAAGGGGTGGAAAAGCAGGATGAGTTGTCGATCGAACTCATCGATATCACGCTTGAATGCCAGGGGCTGCTGCAACTCTTCAAGCCCCAGGCCGATCAGTACGATATCCCGCTGAAGATGGTGATCAAGGAGCCCGTGAAGGCCTATCTCGATCGGGCCGCCTTCCGCCGCGTCGTGGGCAACATCATCGGCAACGCCATCAAGTTCACGCGCCGCGGCGAGGTGACCATCACCGTGAGCACGGAATCCGACATGGTGCGCGTCGAAGTAGACGACACCGGGATCGGTATCAGCGATGCGTTCAAGCCGTTTATCTTTGACCGGTTTACGCAGGAGACGAAAGGCGAAGGGCGCTCCTACGCCGGCTGCGGGCTCGGCCTGGCGGTCGCCAAACACCTGTGCGAAAAAATGGGCGGCACCATCGGCGTCGAAAGCCAGCTCGGTGTCGGTTCGAAGTTCATCGTGCGCCTGCCGATCGGTAGCCAGGACAGCGGTAAAGCCGTTTTTGGCGAGTCGCAGCAACCGGCCGGCCTGATCAAAAAACGCGTACTCGTCATCGAGGACGACCTGGATACGCAGGAGCTCATGCTGCTCCTGTTGCGCGACCGCTACGAAGTGACCGTCACGTCGAATGCCACCGAAGCGCTCCAGAAGGCGCAGCAGGACGAATACGACGTCATGCTCATGGACCTGAACCTGGGCGGCACGCGGTCGGGCTTCGAACTCCTGGCCGATGTGCGCCGGCTCGATGGGTACCAGAGCGTGCCCGTCCTGGCCGTCTCCGCCTTGCCCATCGACGCCATTCGGAAACAGCTCATAAAAAGTGGCTTCAACGGCTATATCGCCAAGCCCTTCACACGCGCCCGGGTATACGATGCCCTGGAAAACGTGCTCGGGAAAGAGGGGTGA
- a CDS encoding tyrosine-type recombinase/integrase yields MSEHHPPSALIIPAKPAGAEAVYAAMADPGTNLLAAFLHKHSKKNTEVSYRNDIAQFFSWSENPVDPPEPTDFVNALQVGAITFLHANEYLRTLEVERKLKPSTVARKIASLRSFFDFCIALQIVNANPFNKHTLRTVAKHNRDQIPVFLSASEARRLLAATSLAGEAAVRDRALILTMLHTVIRRSEASMMNVEHIRPVGAFWVLDIPASKSGNKWKKVPAHVVEEIEDYKKHYDIVNGPLWRSLSNRSKHERLSPGAIYRMIKRTARQAGFPSTIADRIGAHTLRHSGISIALENGATIQEAQEHAGHASVETTMIYVHRRNKLEKNAADKINLG; encoded by the coding sequence GTGAGCGAACATCACCCTCCATCCGCCCTGATCATCCCGGCGAAGCCGGCCGGCGCCGAAGCTGTTTACGCGGCCATGGCGGACCCGGGCACCAATCTGCTCGCGGCTTTTCTGCACAAACACAGTAAGAAGAACACCGAGGTCAGCTATCGCAACGACATCGCGCAGTTTTTCTCCTGGTCAGAAAATCCCGTCGATCCGCCGGAGCCCACGGATTTCGTCAACGCGCTTCAGGTTGGCGCCATAACCTTTTTGCACGCAAACGAATACCTGAGGACGCTTGAAGTCGAGCGCAAACTGAAGCCCAGCACGGTCGCCCGCAAAATCGCGTCGCTCCGTTCCTTTTTCGATTTCTGTATTGCGCTGCAGATCGTCAACGCGAATCCGTTCAACAAACACACGCTCCGCACGGTCGCCAAACACAATCGCGATCAGATTCCCGTCTTTCTGTCGGCTTCCGAGGCGCGCCGGCTGCTTGCGGCGACGAGCCTGGCCGGCGAAGCCGCCGTGCGCGACCGGGCGCTGATCCTCACGATGCTCCACACGGTGATCCGGCGCAGCGAAGCCTCGATGATGAACGTCGAGCACATCCGTCCGGTCGGCGCGTTCTGGGTCCTCGACATACCGGCTTCCAAAAGCGGAAATAAGTGGAAAAAGGTGCCGGCGCACGTCGTCGAGGAAATCGAGGACTACAAGAAGCACTACGACATCGTAAATGGTCCGTTATGGCGGAGCCTTTCCAATCGCAGCAAGCATGAGCGGCTGTCACCCGGAGCCATCTATCGCATGATCAAACGCACCGCTCGCCAGGCCGGCTTCCCGTCGACGATAGCGGACCGCATCGGCGCGCACACGCTGCGGCATTCCGGCATCTCGATCGCCCTGGAGAATGGCGCCACGATCCAGGAAGCCCAGGAGCACGCCGGCCACGCCAGCGTCGAAACCACCATGATCTACGTCCACCGCCGCAACAAACTAGAAAAGAACGCGGCCGACAAGATTAATCTGGGTTAA